The genomic interval GACGGAACGGATTCGCGGCACCTTCCACTGGGAGATGTTCAACTTCTTCAACCACGTCAATCTGGGCCAACCGAACACCTGCGTGGATTGCTCGCTGGGCACGGGCGGCACGTCGGGCAAGATCGAAGGCACCGCCTTCGGTTCGACGCAACGCCGCATGCAGTTCGGCCTGCGCTTGCAGTTCTAACCCAATCATTCAGCAGCGGGAGCGGCTTGTTGTGGGGACACGCCGCTTCCCTTTCCGCGAGGAGCCTGTCGCAACGCAGGCTCTTCGCGCTTTACGGACGCGGGCGGGCTTCGTGCTATCATTAAGATGGCTCGACAAGATGGCTCGACACAGCAAGATCAAGCAAAGGGGGAAAGCATGAATCAAGTCATTACCGCCACATACAGTAAGGGAAACTTACGGCCCAATGCTCCCGTGCAACTACAGGAAGAAGAGCAGGTGGAGATTGAAATCAGGAAAGGCTCTCAATCCATTCCCGCCGCAGCCGCACCGGCAGCGGCAGACGAAAGAAGCCGCGTCATCCAGGCGATGGCAGAAGCTGGCTTGCTGGCAAACCAGCCGACCGTATATCCGCCGCCTGAAAACCCCATCTCGCGGCAGGAACAAGAACGGCTAGGCCGGCTTTTCGCTGCGGGGAAGCCATTGTCCGAGATCATTCTTGAAGAGCGTGAGGGGCGCTGATGGCGATTTACTATGCTGACAGCAGCGTTCTCGTCAAAAGACATGTCCCTGAGCGCGGTTCGGCCCGGGTAGACGCGCTCACCGACCCAGCCACGAAAAATGGACTGGCGACCGACAACCCAAACCTGCATCCCTGACCATGAAACAATTGTGGCTCGCCGTCATCCTGCTCTTCAGCATTGCGTCTTGCGCCTGGGCGCAAACGCCCGCCAGCCCCTTGGCCGAAGCGCGCGCACTTTTCGATGCGGGCCGCTACGATGAAGTCATTCAAAAGCTGAGCGCGTCCGCCAATCCGCCAACCGCTGACAGAGAGGCCGCCTATCTGCTGGGCATGTCCTGGTATCAAAAACGCGAGTACCAGCGCGCCATTCCGTATTTACAAACCGTCCTGCGCGCTGGCAATGAAGCGCCCGGCAATAGCCCCATCATCCGCGAGTACCGCGAAAGCATTCAGGTGCTCGGCCTGTCGCATTACCTGCTCGGCCATCTCGCCGAAGCCGTCCCGTTGCTCGAACAGGCGTCAGCCGGGCTGCCCAACAGCCACGAACTGAGTTATGCGCTAGGCATGGCCTGCATCCAGACGCGCCAACCCGACCGCGCGCGCGCCGCCTTTGCGCGCATGTTCCAGGTTGCGCCCGCTTCGGCGGCGGCGCATCTGCTGACCGCTCAGATGATGGTGCGCGTCGAGTTTGAAGAATTCGCCGAAGCCGAATTGAAGCAGGCACTCGAACTCGATCCCAAGTTGCCGCAGGCTAATTACCTGTTGGGCCAAATCGCCGTTTACAAAGGCCGCGTGGACGAAGGCATCGCCTTGCTCGAACGCGAACTCGCGCTCAATCCCGGCAACGCCAACGCCTATTACAAACTCGGCGATGCTTACACGCGCCAGCTCAAATGGGACGAAGCCATCGCCGCGCTGCAAAAATCCGTCTGGCTCTATCCGTTTTACAGCGGCCCGTACATCCTGCTGGGCAAGTCGTACATGAAAAAACGACAGATGCCGAATGCCGAAGCAATGCTCAAACGCGCGCTTCAATTCGATCCGAATAACAAATCGGCGCATTACATGCTCGCCCAGGTCTACCAACAGACCGGACACGCCGAAGACGCCAAACGCGAGTTCGCCATTGCCGAAAAGCTGCAAGGCAATGCCGAGGAGAAGTGAGGAATGCTGAGGAAGTTTCTGCCGATAAAGAATTCAAGGCTGCTTCCTGGGAGTGCAGGCATCCCTGCCTGCTGTAAAAAAAGCTGCGCAGCTTTCCTTTTCCCTGCCATCGCAACTCGCCGATACGAAGATAAGGAACGCTGCGCGACTTCTTTCGACAGCAGGCAAGGATGCCTGCGCTCCCAGGAAGCCACCCAGCTTTTACCAGCCCTGAGAAATTTACGGCTAACGAACGCTACGAGCTTTGTCTGGCTGCGTGCCCCTTCGTGTGTCTTCGTGGGAGCGCTACTGGTTTGGCTGGTGAGCGTGGCTGCGCAGGAGAAGCCATCATTCAACGTCACCTTCACCAATGCCGCCAAACAAGCCGGGCTGACGCACAAAACGATTTATGGCGACGAACACAAAAACAAATACTTGCTCGAAACGACCGGCTGCGGCGTGGCTTGGTTCGATTACGACAACGACGGCTGGCTCGATCTCTATTTCGTCAACGGCACGCGGCTGAACCTCGATCCAAAACTGTTTCCGAAAGGCAGCGAACCGACCGCCCATCTGTACCACAACAATCGCGATGGCACATTCACCGATGTAACCAAGCAAGCCGGACTGGCGCGCACCGGCTGGGGCCAGAGCGTCTGCATCGGCGATTACGACAACGATGGCTTTGAAGACCTGTTCGTCAGTTGCTTCGGCAAGAACGCGCTCTATCACAACAACAACAACGGCACGTTCACCGATGTTTCCGAAAAGGCCGGTGTCGCAGGCGCCAAAACGCGCTGGGGTTCGGGCAGCGCCTTTCTGGATTACGACAAAGACGGACGGCTTGACCTGTTTGTCGCTAATTACATTGAGCTGGATTTGAAGACCGCGCCGACGCCCGAAACCGGCCCGTGTTTGTACAAAGGCGTGATGGTCGCCTGCGGCCCGCCGGGTTTGCAGGGCGGCAAAAACATTCTCTATCACAACGAAGGAAATGGTGTGTTCACCGATGTCTCGGTCAAAGCGGGCATCACGAACACCAGCGGTACTTACGGCCTGGGCGTGCTGACGGCGGATTTCGACAACGACGGTTGGACGGATATTTACGTCGCGAACGATTCCGCCCCCGCCGCGCTCTATCACAACAACGGCCTCAGTGCAGGAGGGGCCACGTTCACCGATGTCGCGGCGGAAGCGGGCGCGGCCTATAGCGGCGACGGCAAGCCGCAAGCCGGGATGGGCGTGGCGGCGGGCGATTACGACGGTGATGGCCTGCTCGATATTTTTAAGACCAACTTTTCGGGCGACACCTCGACGCTCTACCACAATCTGGGCAAACTCACTTTCGACGATGTGACCTTCACCAGCGGCATCGGCTTGAACACGCGCTGGCTGGGCTGGGGCTGCGGCTTTCTGGATTTCGACAACGACGGCTGGCTCGACATCCTGCTGGTCAACGGTCACGTTTACCCCGAAGTCGAAAAGCTCACGACCGAGGCGGGGTACCCGCAACGCAAGGTGCTCTATCAAAACCTGCGCAATGGCACTTTCAAAGACATCACTGAAGCCATCGGCGGCGCGCTCATCGAACCGACCGCCAGCCGTGGTTGTGCTTTCGGCGATTATGACAATGACGGTGACGTAGACGTCATCATCAACCCCGTCAACGAAACGCCGGTGCTGCTGCGCTGTGACGCTCCTCTACCAGCGAAGGCCGGTAACAACTGGCTGGCCGTCCGCGCGTTGGGCGTCAAATCGAATCGCAGCGGCCTGGGCGCACGGATTAAGGTCAGCGCGGATGACCGCACGCAAATCGGTGAAGTGCGCAGCGGCGGCAGCTACTATTCGCAAAACGACCTGCGCGTGCATTTCGGCCTGGGCAAAGCCGCCAAGGTCAAAACGCTGGAAGTGCACTGGCCCAGCGGCGCGGTGGATACGCTCAATGATGTGGCGGTGAATCAGGTGGTGTATGTCAAAGAAGGCGCAGGTCTGTTCAAACCACTAGCGAAGGAGAAGCCGTAATGGGTTGCGTAGACAAGACAACGCACGCCCCTGGGTACGCAGCGCTTCCAGCGTGCAGTCTTGGC from Acidobacteriota bacterium carries:
- a CDS encoding DUF104 domain-containing protein yields the protein MNQVITATYSKGNLRPNAPVQLQEEEQVEIEIRKGSQSIPAAAAPAAADERSRVIQAMAEAGLLANQPTVYPPPENPISRQEQERLGRLFAAGKPLSEIILEEREGR
- a CDS encoding tetratricopeptide repeat protein, producing MKQLWLAVILLFSIASCAWAQTPASPLAEARALFDAGRYDEVIQKLSASANPPTADREAAYLLGMSWYQKREYQRAIPYLQTVLRAGNEAPGNSPIIREYRESIQVLGLSHYLLGHLAEAVPLLEQASAGLPNSHELSYALGMACIQTRQPDRARAAFARMFQVAPASAAAHLLTAQMMVRVEFEEFAEAELKQALELDPKLPQANYLLGQIAVYKGRVDEGIALLERELALNPGNANAYYKLGDAYTRQLKWDEAIAALQKSVWLYPFYSGPYILLGKSYMKKRQMPNAEAMLKRALQFDPNNKSAHYMLAQVYQQTGHAEDAKREFAIAEKLQGNAEEK
- a CDS encoding CRTAC1 family protein → MLRKFLPIKNSRLLPGSAGIPACCKKSCAAFLFPAIATRRYEDKERCATSFDSRQGCLRSQEATQLLPALRNLRLTNATSFVWLRAPSCVFVGALLVWLVSVAAQEKPSFNVTFTNAAKQAGLTHKTIYGDEHKNKYLLETTGCGVAWFDYDNDGWLDLYFVNGTRLNLDPKLFPKGSEPTAHLYHNNRDGTFTDVTKQAGLARTGWGQSVCIGDYDNDGFEDLFVSCFGKNALYHNNNNGTFTDVSEKAGVAGAKTRWGSGSAFLDYDKDGRLDLFVANYIELDLKTAPTPETGPCLYKGVMVACGPPGLQGGKNILYHNEGNGVFTDVSVKAGITNTSGTYGLGVLTADFDNDGWTDIYVANDSAPAALYHNNGLSAGGATFTDVAAEAGAAYSGDGKPQAGMGVAAGDYDGDGLLDIFKTNFSGDTSTLYHNLGKLTFDDVTFTSGIGLNTRWLGWGCGFLDFDNDGWLDILLVNGHVYPEVEKLTTEAGYPQRKVLYQNLRNGTFKDITEAIGGALIEPTASRGCAFGDYDNDGDVDVIINPVNETPVLLRCDAPLPAKAGNNWLAVRALGVKSNRSGLGARIKVSADDRTQIGEVRSGGSYYSQNDLRVHFGLGKAAKVKTLEVHWPSGAVDTLNDVAVNQVVYVKEGAGLFKPLAKEKP